One window of Xylocopa sonorina isolate GNS202 chromosome 9, iyXylSono1_principal, whole genome shotgun sequence genomic DNA carries:
- the LOC143426862 gene encoding uncharacterized protein LOC143426862 — translation MNDIESISMKGSGGSKMPHSHSTPAGVDGGSRTPPATPRKAGKMLAVRVQMLDDTITMFQVQAKALGRVLFDQVCKQLHLLEADYFGLEYQEPNGTKYWLDLEKPVCRQVGLSLIDPLLRFCVKFYTPDPAQLEEEFTRYLFCLQIKRDLAQGLLQCNDNTAALMASYIVQAECGDYVIEDYPDHTYLSTYKFVPHQDQELERRIMENHKKHAGQSPAEADLNLLETARRCELYGMKMHPAKDHEAVPLNLAVAHMGIVVFQNFTKINTFSWAKIRKISFKRKRFLIKLHPEGYGYYKDTVEFFFEGRNECKNFWKKCVENHGFFRCSVVKRVVRQKTRVLSRGSSFRYSGKTQKQIVEFVRDNYVKRQTFQRSNSFRQTSGGRALQGLEGGGYRGATPSSSLMGSSSISAHPLLPLGDPALETPALSLSCGSMTLDSPTTVTSVSMGGTIHRREDIATSFRTLTSIDVHSPATPSQVPAPRPMLVASQQRISSTGRISPSNSSPPEFPPPRPMPRHPWQRSASCRELYASSFEDSGKARSKDDKQPSGDPNLDAFRLPSQGELDNPVTRYDESNRSYSAASSKLPSLDHDSVPERVYSSSYPGTSSLSTESGHEESGPAGDLSHDDLSHDSYELLEREHEFEYPESYSSPRDDDDDENEPMTDRSDEGIEHEMFQMDSETDSFVKHRSIKSTDKQQFKSVLADLKNARTKSIDRYSAVPAKPDGDYITVESRIQRSSTQIERKFETRHANSIEQQPKLSLPHQDSARKDPVVLQVQKQKMSVLNELKNFKPKYKITHVDSEILRDEGIMRPKSRIDDDLSPVDSTGKTIVDQRGRTVRARSIASLEDHISRAYVETGSLGRGHKAVAAVSGAVRDRKSSRESDAKLEKTLAKLQDKDRRSVDREERKRVERDYSREYNKKMEKSDSRERRSIERLDSRDRKSEGHGRRSVDRIDVRELRRSIERLDVRERSYERLDSKERSFRYGDPYELRGKSVDRLDSQGLRGSTEYLNRSPKERTGHRYSELKVRRERSVERLDSKEKRRSPSSRSSTIDYNQRHTLERFDSGNKSPFDRTAAREHRGKSVERLDSQEKPTFDFDPVTIERLKSLEKTSNGVPKDKAYERKTETRSVDRKSFEKSDSRERRHVDRLESRERKHLDRYDSRAGGSLERIEPEIYNWRRSSVEKIEYKESKKNKGRTERGKSEEKPRERDDWRSLEKARKDEEKRERERQARLSVESRTDTVIGVPMEMENFKPKAMFTEYEPKIVGGVVLGFDDTIPGHTPVERTKSDPNPARQRLGSNSKRHILMHQKSIDLTPADSGDEDVLSDSAALQKTNIEIPYTLYKRHVMNGTASDEKSESDSGKTVSKKATVTRDLPKLPLKMITDISCFDLSKLSSIDKSSTKLSPDKPKSTSITPTRPKSILSSPSDKPKSILSPTSKLSPTDAKNVVCSFSPTNRSPSKAGSKAPSPDKQSLKSASFDKGVRSSSIDKKSSKLSPIEPNVTIVSPIEKRSPKVSPTDPNVTIVSVIQKKRSPSEPSKGFGIVQRSLDSKTKPLNFADVVGMEMKMKLERKAKSEVEKDNLKTPDDSLEKQDSIEKIPLPEIPQKQEEAKEEEEQERKQEQVVKESQQEGEKEKEQRVTASVGAVSEKPKVPEKPKTLEKPSIPEKTKRILEKIEMKFSEAKITKPKIIDTGFDDFVDPVADLPLDEVPVKPALELDSLKVPEFVPFMSRPHGEPLRSKSLSLAEEKAPIDTLLSPEVENKHFVPDVSPKRAKKAKPETKKDFKKQSKSLEGDKPPPLKKSASKESRAPTPSSKIDKSKLKLGEMPQEIIIIDSTDVAPEVSIVQKGRSKSITRLPEKAYSTSTSKEEKEETKGTRAKSASVDDDLIKLAASVKTEKTRPKSLGISKSLGSNAERKDSTEKISPKRTITAKAGSKSEAKSSSELRSPTSSKEALPKGQESKVLRARTESRTDTDTEEQIKDARTIEERAAEKKSSVPQDLTAQSPVVLRKPGQTPVLFARARLGFSEGSGIGALQRQGATQSPTSQRRAKSLDAPVIAVHKLPPANAFSSKDDTVDVSENPEEQEAQESMAEAPIGGIVSAVVPIKPQSIQIEASPNHRSDSTDHTTIPEIFTDSLSVTETSAQYLESPLTECNEITASAELIPYEKDAEQLEANGKEQKTMLESVKVDERTKFIDQSSVESGAEQEIAFEKAVRAEKIDLLSVTKTIEGSASVDTKPRPSTAIESVSPTRERSMVTSDTIRKAVEAEIRVYTTEIEEREVQRVQLLEDLKKSMERDDLPDVTVTAVPSTVRDDGETSSFPRPIDFDDGQNMVKSPIQISIEECSDDDGDAGDEDECEMEGEMIHIQDDQEEDREMQEQEGEDNRPLDSGDTSEDTLDALDTQVHMRGVDSELSSPDYGIDKMDEKTLVEVELTPEYLEMRKEDEEDAEELPKDEEPVEETTKDSPVDETANVDRLSIEKKLRLSSERSRSEETTTWTPDREDPESSSCSIARPLGIGQIQPIVDRREIATIKDTRAASSLEDENNGGSQPGFRSELSSTWKSFPLESSGSSSTEDGWPGQDENNAVQSQSEDSNGQNEDSFQEDLTDFPGSFIYPIGPDILTSCGTFALTRTLSRISERSTTSEQDKSDLEDSFKPSSRSPSLDDESLISSDHQLSLSSDPPSGTPLPSISDDRRTSSELPDIPIDVVNGQEEEGKSPKSAKSKLQEQGSEEWPSPPSSPVFEPPMVSHVETFYMEIKPEEAIKVTVTDSTETPEQVEQDSDSSDENRTLHDDLHSTLLEDGHSSTSATTVDGTVKIVVKPKSNSHVTGSSHSEDTSMGLSMSEWSSSNNTVRQFCQYSGTKSDDNSLAELGASISDWSGSTTVVPQQHYSPLTVEKSQSDTTTSEKSVTSMRPNSKCKTTEGPVVPPPPPLPPPPSICESMDRRSPFDENYPMPVDREQPSISRTTRDEQLDEARRFIESQFDEQRRLVSRRSEEEQQSSRSSYTNISPPRITLQNEFDEPIDDEFRLISDDGDELLPILKEEEELDEVVALMRLKEDEEDRLYDNVPAMKYSSGDQIRMEVGRGDSSEDMHEKYADLALGTRPGDDDWSFEEEREEAVVEKEKAASRSSSRFERGFSEPMETARYHETRSTERPVLVPIRAKSTPYYSTTSLSGESTTSSPPMQIRSQIRTKTMPYSLSRSPQSEGDTSSSMDSPVQTPVHGSSIPVRRRRREHLKRRHRVVVDLEVKDGQIVSSTDSSFDVATIPPPLLAQRPSPDVDDDEDEDDDEYSETKNEQESRRQQR, via the exons ATGAACGACATAGAAAGTATAAGCATGAAGGGCAGCGGAGGATCCAAGATGCCTCATAGTCATTCGACTCCGGCAGGTGTCGATGGAGGTAGTAGGACTCCTCCCGCGACACCTAGAAAGGCTGGAAAAATGCTTGCTGTTCGTGTACAGATGTTGGATGATACGATTACAATGTTTCAAGTACAG GCAAAAGCCTTGGGCAGAGTATTGTTTGATCAAGTTTGCAAACAGCTGCATCTCTTGGAGGCTGATTATTTTGGCCTGGAGTATCAGGAACCTAATGGAACGAAA TATTGGTTGGATTTAGAGAAACCAGTTTGTAGACAAGTTGGATTATCATTAATAGATCCTCTATTGAGATTCTGTGTTAAGTTTTATACTCCTGATCCAGCACAATTGGAAGAAGAGTTCACAAGATATTTATTTTGCCTTCAAATTAAACGAGATCTAGCTCAAGGTTTACTACAATGCAATGATAACACTGCAGCCTTGATGGCCAGCTACATAGTTCAGG CCGAGTGTGGAGATTATGTGATAGAAGATTATCCGGATCATACGTATTTGTCAACATACAAATTTGTGCCTCACCAGGATCAGGAACTAGAGCGTCGCATTAtggagaatcataagaaacacGC AGGTCAGTCACCGGCAGAAGCGGATTTGAATTTGCTAGAAACAGCACGCCGTTGTGAATTGTACGGGATGAAAATGCATCCGGCGAAA GATCACGAGGCTGTACCGTTAAATTTGGCAGTGGCGCATATGGGAATAGTAGTCTTTCAAAATTTCACCAAGATTAATACATTCAGTTGGGCAAAGATTAGGAAGATCAGCTTCAAAAGGAAACGATTTTTAATCAAACTCCATCCAGAAGGTTAC GGTTATTACAAAGATACCGTGGAATTCTTTTTCGAAGGACGTAACGAATGTAAAAATTTCTGGAAGAAATGCGTGGAGAATCATGGATTTTTCCGTTGCTCGGTGGTGAAACGCGTGGTACGGCAGAAAACCCGAGTTCTTAGTCGTGGCTCGTCATTTAG GTACAGCGGAAAGACTCAGAAGCAAATCGTGGAATTCGTACGGGATAATTACGTAAAGAGGCAGACGTTTCAAAG GTCCAATTCGTTCCGGCAGACTAGCGGTGGTAGGGCATTGCAGGGCTTGGAGGGGGGAGGCTATCGTGGGGCCACTCCAAGCAGCTCCCTTATGGGCAGCTCCAGCATCTCTGCCCACCCCCTCCTGCCCCTCGGCGATCCTG CACTGGAAACCCCAGCTCTGTCTCTATCATGCGGCTCGATGACACTGGATTCTCCGACGACTGTGACGAGTGTCTCGATGGGAGGGACGATTCACCGTCGCGAAGACATAGCTACGTCGTTTCGGACACTTACCTCCATCGACGTCCATTCCCCGGCCACACCCAGCCAGGTCCCAGCACCGCGGCCGATGCTTGTTGCCAGCCAGCAGCGGATTTCATCAACAGGTCGTATCAGCCCCTCTAACAGCAGTCCTCCTGAATTCCCACCACCGCGACCTATGCCCAGACATCCCTGGCAACGATCGGCCAGTTGCCGCGAATTGTACGCTTCGAGCTTCGAGGATTCAGGGAAAGCGCGATCGAAGGACGATAAACAGCCGTCCGGTGATCCTAATTTGGACGCGTTCCGTTTACCATCCCAGGGCGAGCTAGACAATCCCGTAACGCGATACGACGAGAGCAATCGATCGTATAGCGCTGCTAGCTCGAAACTGCCCTCCCTAGATCATGACTCGGTGCCGGAGCGCGTCTATAGCAGTTCCTATCCGGGGACATCGTCGCTATCCACTGAATCTGGCCACGAGGAGTCCGGCCCGGCGGGAGATCTGTCGCACGACGATCTCTCCCACGATTCCTACGAGTTGTTGGAACGCGAGCACGAATTTGAGTATCCGGAATCGTATTCGAGCCCGcgtgacgacgatgacgacgagaaCGAGCCGATGACGGATCGTAGCGACGAAGGGATCGAGCACGAGATGTTCCAAATGGACTCCGAGACCGATTCCTTCGTCAAGCACCGCTCGATCAAGTCCACGGACAAACAGCAATTCAAATCCGTGCTCGCGGACCTCAAGAACGCCAGGACGAAGTCCATAGATCGGTACTCAGCCGTGCCCGCGAAACCGGACGGTGATTATATCACCGTCGAATCTCGCATACAACGGTCCAGCACACAGATCGAACGAAAATTCGAGACGCGACACGCTAATTCTATAGAACAACAGCC TAAACTTTCGCTTCCGCATCAGGACTCCGCGAGAAAAGATCCGGTCGTGTTACAAGTCCAGAAACAGAAAATGTCCGTGCTTAACGAGCTGAAAAACTTCAAACCCAAGTATAAGATCACACACGTAGACTCGGAGATTTTACGGGACGAGGGTATCATGCGTCCGAAGTCTCGTATAGACGACGATTTGAGTCCGGTAGATTCGACTGGTAAGACGATCGTTGATCAAAGAGGTAGGACGGTTAGAGCGCGTAGCATAGCTAGCCTGGAGGATCATATATCGCGCGCGTACGTAGAAACGGGTAGCTTAGGACGAGGTCACAAGGCTGTTGCTGCTGTTAGCGGTGCTGTTAGGGACAGGAAGTCGAGTCGCGAGAGTGATGCGAAGCTCGAGAAAACGTTGGCCAAGTTGCAAGATAAGGATCGTAGAAGCGTGGATCGGGAAGAACGGAAACGCGTCGAGAGGGATTATTCGCGGGAGTATAATAAAAAGATGGAGAAGAGCGACTCGCGGGAACGTCGGTCGATCGAGCGATTGGACTCGCGGGATCGCAAGTCGGAAGGACATGGACGACGTAGCGTTGACCGGATAGACGTCAGAGAGCTGCGAAGGAGCATCGAGAGGCTGGACGTAAGGGAGAGGAGTTACGAGCGGCTCGACTCGAAGGAGAGATCGTTTCGTTACGGCGATCCTTACGAGCTACGCGGGAAGAGCGTCGATCGTTTGGATTCGCAGGGGCTGCGCGGTAGCACGGAGTACCTGAACCGAAGCCCGAAAGAGAGGACCGGGCATCGATATTCCGAGCTGAAGGTGCGTCGAGAGAGAAGCGTGGAGCGGTTGGATTCGAAGGAGAAGAGGAGGAGTCCGAGTAGTCGAAGTAGCACGATCGACTACAATCAGAGGCATACGTTGGAGCGATTCGATTCTGGAAACAAAAGTCCGTTCGATCGAACCGCGGCGCGGGAACACCGCGGCAAGAGCGTCGAGAGGTTGGATTCGCAGGAAAAGCCGACCTTCGATTTCGACCCCGTGACGATCGAACGGTTGAAATCGTTGGAAAAGACCAGCAACGGTGTTCCAAAGGATAAAGCGTACGAGAGGAAAACGGAAACGCGAAGCGTCGATCGGAAAAGCTTCGAGAAGTCGGACTCGCGCGAGCGGAGGCACGTCGATCGACTGGAGTCGCGCGAACGGAAACACTTGGACCGGTACGATTCGAGAGCCGGTGGCAGTCTCGAGCGAATCGAACCTGAAATTTACAATTGGAGGAGGAGCAGCGTGGAGAAGATCGAGTACAAGGAGTCGAAGAAGAATAAGGGGCGAACGGAGAGAGGCAAGTCGGAGGAGAAGCCACGCGAGAGGGACGATTGGAGAAGCTTGGAGAAGGCGCGCAAAGACGAGGAGAAGCGCGAGCGGGAACGTCAAGCGAGGCTCTCGGTTGAGTCGAGAACGGACACGGTGATTGGTGTACCGATGGAGATGGAAAATTTCAAGCCAAAAGCTATGTTTACAGAGTACGAGCCGAAGATCGTCGGTGGCGTGGTGTTGGGCTTCGACGATACGATACCAGGGCACACGCCAGTTGAACGTACCAAGAGTGACCCGAACCCGGCGCGACAGAGGCTGGGCTCGAACAGCAAACGGCACATCTTGATGCACCAAAAGTCCATAGATTTAACGCCCGCAGACTCCGGCGACGAGGACGTGTTGTCGGACAGCGCAGCATTGCAGAAGACGAACATCGAAATACCGTACACGCTATATAAACGGCACGTGATGAACGGTACAGCTTCCGACGAGAAATCAGAGTCCGACAGCGGTAAAACGGTATCGAAGAAAGCCACCGTCACCAGAGACTTGCCCAAGTTACCGTTGAAGATGATCACGGACATTTCCTGTTTCGACCTGTCCAAGTTGTCCTCGATAGACAAATCCAGCACTAAGCTGTCGCCAGACAAACCGAAGAGCACATCGATCACTCCTACAAGACCGAAGTCGATACTCTCAAGCCCGTCCGACAAGCCAAAGAGCATCCTGAGCCCAACGTCGAAGTTATCGCCGACCGATGCGAAAAATGTAGTTTGCAGTTTCTCCCCAACGAACAGAAGTCCATCCAAGGCGGGCTCGAAGGCTCCGTCGCCTGACAAACAGTCCCTCAAGTCCGCGTCGTTCGACAAGGGCGTGAGATCGTCGAGCATCGATAAGAAATCGTCGAAACTGTCGCCGATTGAACCGAACGTTACCATCGTCTCGCCGATCGAGAAACGGTCGCCCAAAGTGTCGCCCACGGATCCGAACGTGACGATCGTCTCTGTAATACAGAAGAAACGGTCTCCGTCTGAGCCGTCGAAGGGCTTTGGGATCGTGCAAAGGTCGCTGGACTCGAAGACGAAGCCTTTGAATTTTGCCGACGTAGTCGGCATGGAGATGAAGATGAAGCTCGAACGCAAAGCTAAGTCCGAGGTAGAGAAGGACAATCTGAAGACGCCAGACGACAGTCTGGAGAAGCAAGATAGTATAGAGAAGATACCGTTACCAGAAATTCCT CAGAAGCAAGAAGAGGCGAAGGAGGAAGAAGAACAAGAACGGAAACAAGAACAGGTAGTGAAAGAATCGCAACAAGAAGGGGAAAAGGAGAAGGAACAGAGAGTTACTGCGAGCGTTGGCGCAGTTTCGGAGAAGCCCAAAGTTCCTGAGAAACCAAAGACTCTGGAGAAGCCAAGCATCCCGGAGAAAACGAAGCGCATCTTGGAAAAGATCGAGATGAAGTTCTCCGAAGCGAAAATCACCAAACCGAAGATCATCGATACCGGTTTCGACGATTTCGTGGACCCAGTCGCCGATCTGCCTTTGGACGAAGTGCCCGTGAAGCCCGCGTTAGAGCTGGACAGCCTTAAAGTTCCTGAATTCGTTCCTTTCATGTCGAGGCCGCACGGCGAGCCGCTGCGTTCGAAATCGTTATCGTTGGCGGAGGAGAAGGCGCCGATCGATACGTTACTCTCACCAGAGGTCGAGAACAAACACTTCGTGCCGGACGTGTCGCCTAAAAGGGCGAAGAAGGCGAAGCCGGAAACGAAGAAGGACTTTAAGAAACAGTCCAAGTCGCTGGAAGGTGACAAGCCTCCGCCGTTAAAGAAATCCGCGTCGAAGGAATCAAGAGCGCCTACGCCTAGCTCGAAAATCGACAAATCCAAGTTGAAACTAGGAGAGATGCCTCAAGAGATCATCATAATCGATTCAACGGACGTGGCCCCGGAAGTGAGCATCGTTCAGAAGGGTAGATCCAAGTCTATCACTCGTTTACCCGAGAAAGCGTattcgacgtcgacgtcgaaaGAGGAGAAGGAGGAGACGAAGGGTACCCGGGCGAAGTCTGCTTCGGTTGACGACGACTTGATCAAGTTAGCAGCGAGCGTGAAAACGGAGAAGACGAGGCCAAAGTCGCTAGGCATTTCGAAGAGTCTGGGTAGCAACGCGGAGAGAAAGGATTCCACGGAGAAGATATCACCGAAGAGAACAATCACGGCGAAGGCTGGCTCGAAATCGGAGGCGAAGTCGTCGTCGGAATTGAGGTCGCCCACGTCGTCGAAGGAGGCGCTGCCCAAGGGGCAAGAGTCTAAAGTGTTACGTGCGAGAACCGAGTCGAGAACGGATACGGACACCGAGGAACAGATCAAGGATGCGAGAACGATCGAGGAACGTGCTGCGGAGAAGAAGAGCTCCGTTCCGCAAGATCTAACCGCGCAATCGCCGGTAGTGTTGCGCAAACCGGGACAAACGCCGGTCCTCTTCGCTCGTGCTCGTCTAGGTTTCTCGGAGGGAAGCGGAATAGGCGCGTTGCAGAGGCAGGGCGCGACTCAGTCACCGACCTCGCAGAGACGAGCCAAGTCGTTGGACGCACCGGTAATCGCGGTGCACAAACTGCCGCCTGCGAACGCGTTCTCCAGCAAGGATGACACTGTGGACGTGTCGGAAAATCCGGAGGAGCAAGAGGCGCAGGAAAGCATGGCGGAAGCACCTATTGGCGGTATCGTATCCGCCGTCGTTCCGATAAAGCCGCAGTCGATTCAGATAGAAGCATCGCCCAACCACAGGTCCGATAGTACCGATCATACCACCATACCGGAGATCTTTACGGATTCTCTGTCTGTAACTGAAACTTCTGCTCAGTATTTAGAATCACCATTGACGGAGTGCAACGAGATCACGGCAAGCGCAGAGTTAATTCCGTACGAGAAGGACGCGGAGCAATTGGAAGCGAATGGTAAAGAACAAAAGACGATGCTGGAGTCAGTGAAAGTGGACGAGAGGACGAAATTCATCGACCAGAGTTCTGTGGAGTCTGGCGCCGAACAGGAGATCGCGTTTGAAAAAGCTGTTAGGGCAGAGAAGATTGATTTACTGAGCGTCACTAAGACTATCGAGGGATCCGCCTCGGTGGATACCAAACCGCGACCAAGCACTGCGATCGAGTCTGTTTCGCCTACGAGGGAACGCAGTATGGTCACCAGTGATACGATCAGAAAAGCGGTGGAAGCTGAAATCCGTGTCTACACAACGGAGATCGAGGAGAGAGAAGTACAGCGAGTTCAGTTGTTGGAGGATTTGAAAAAATCGATGGAGAGAGACGACCTTCCCGATGTGACGGTGACCGCTGTACCCTCCACCGTTCGAGACGATGGCGAGACGAGCTCCTTCCCCAGACCCATCGACTTTGACGACGGTCAAAACATGGTGAAATCGCCGATACAAATTTCGATCGAAGAGTGCTCCGACGACGACGGTGACGCGGGAGACGAGGATGAATGCGAAATGGAAGGCGAGATGATTCACATTCAGGACGATCAAGAGGAGGATCGTGAGATGCAAGAACAAGAGGGTGAAGACAATCGTCCGTTGGACTCCGGGGATACCAGCGAAGACACGCTGGACGCGTTAGACACGCAGGTTCACATGAGAGGTGTAGACAGTGAGTTAAGTTCGCCGGATTATGGTATCGATAAAATGGACGAGAAAACTTTAGTGGAAGTGGAGTTGACGCCAGAGTACTTGGAGATGAGGAAAGAGGACGAGGAGGACGCGGAGGAGTTACCAAAGGACGAGGAACCCGTGGAAGAGACGACAAAGGATTCACCAGTGGACGAGACCGCGAATGTGGATCGTTTGTCGATCGAGAAAAAGCTTAGGTTGAGCAGCGAACGTTCGAGGAGTGAGGAAACTACTACGTGGACACCGGACCGCGAGGATCCAGAGTCCAGTTCTTGTTCCATAGCTCGCCCGCTCGGTATCGGACAAATTCAGCCTATAGTAGATCGTCGCGAAATCGCAACGATCAAGGACACGCGTGCAGCGAGTTCTTTGGAGGACGAGAATAACGGCGGTTCTCAGCCAGGTTTCAGGTCCGAATTGAGTTCTACTTGGAAATCTTTCCCCCTGGAAAGTTCCGGAAGTTCGAGCACCGAGGACGGTTGGCCAGGACAGGATGAGAACAATGCCGTGCAGTCTCAATCGGAGGACAGTAACGGACAAAACGAGGATAGCTTTCAAGAGGACCTTACCGATTTTCCTGGCAGTTTCATTTATCCAATAGGACCAGATATCTTAACCAGCTGTGGAACGTTCGCACTGACCCGAACCCTCTCGAGGATATCCGAAAGGTCTACTACCTCGGAACAAGACAAGAGCGACTTGGAGGACTCGTTTAAGCCGAGCTCGAGGTCTCCAAGTTTGGACGACGAGTCGTTAATATCGAGCGATCATCAGCTTTCACTGTCATCCGATCCACCATCGGGTACGCCTCTTCCCTCGATTTCCGACGATCGACGTACCTCTTCCGAGTTACCAGATATACCGATAGACGTGGTAAATGGCCAAGAAGAAGAGGGGAAATCGCCCAAGTCAGCTAAATCCAAGTTACAGGAACAAGGCTCGGAAGAGTGGCCGTCGCCGCCTAGTTCCCCCGTGTTCGAGCCACCTATGGTTAGTCACGTGGAGACCTTTTACATGGAAATCAAGCCTGAGGAAGCGATCAAGGTTACCGTGACGGACAGCACCGAGACGCCTGAACAAGTTGAACAAGACAGCGACTCCAGCGATGAGAATCGAACCCTGCACGACGATCTGCACTCGACGTTACTCGAGGATGGTCACAGTTCCACCTCTGCGACCACCGTCGACGGCACCGTAAAGATAGTGGTTAAACCGAAATCGAATTCTCACGTGACGGGTTCTTCGCACAGCGAGGACACATCGATGGGTCTTTCAATGTCCGAGTGGTCGAGCTCGAATAACACCGTGCGTCAATTCTGTCAGTATTCAGGCACCAAATCGGACGACAATTCGTTGGCAGAGCTCGGTGCCTCCATCTCGGATTGGTCAGGCAGCACGACAGTGGTACCTCAGCAGCATTACTCCCCTCTGACGGTCGAGAAAAGCCAGAGCGACACGACTACCTCCGAGAAAAGCGTGACCAGTATGAGGCCGAATTCCAAGTGCAAAACAACGGAGGGTCCTGTTGTTCCACCCCCGCCGCCGTTACCACCGCCGCCTTCCATTTGCGAAAGTATGGATCGACGTTCGCCGTTCGACGAGAACTATCCGATGCCCGTGGACAGAGAGCAGCCGTCGATCAGTCGGACGACCAGAGACGAACAGCTGGACGAGGCAAGGAGATTCATCGAGAGCCAATTCGACGAGCAACGTCGGCTGGTGTCGCGACGCTCCGAGGAAGAACAGCAGTCGTCCCGGTCGTCGTACACCAATATCTCACCGCCTCGAATTACATTGCAGAACGAGTTCGACGAGCCTATCGACGACGAGTTCCGACTGATATCGGACGACGGTGACGAGCTGCTTCCGATcctgaaggaggaggaggagctcGACGAGGTGGTAGCGTTGATGCGTCTGAAGGAGGACGAGGAGGATCGACTGTACGACAACGTGCCAGCGATGAAGTACTCGAGTGGTGATCAGATACGAATGGAGGTGGGCAGAGGTGATAGTTCCGAGGACATGCACGAAAAGTACGCGGATTTGGCGCTTGGCACCCGGCCAGGGGACGATGACTGGTCGTTCGAGGAAGAAAGAGAAGAGGCGGTCGTCGAAAAGGAGAAGGCCGCGAGTAGATCGTCGTCCAGGTTCGAACGGGGTTTCTCCGAGCCCATGGAAACAGCCAGGTATCACGAGACAAGATCGACAGAGCGACCCGTACTAGTGCCTATCAGGGCGAAATCGACGCCGTATTACTCGACGACAAGCTTGAGCGGCGAGTCGACCACGTCCAGTCCTCCTATGCAAATCAGATCGCAGATTCGAACGAAAACGATGCCTTACTCTCTAAGCAGAAGCCCCCAGAGCGAAGGCGACACGTCCTCCAGCATGGACAGTCCTGTTCAAACACCCGTTCACGGCTCGTCGATCCCGGTTCGTCGAAGACGCCGGGAACATCTCAAGAGGCGGCACAGGGTGGTGGTCGACCTCGAGGTGAAGGACGGTCAGATCGTTTCGAGTACCGACTCGAGCTTCGACGTGGCTACCATCCCGCCTCCTCTGCTGGCCCAACGTCCGAGTcccgacgtcgacgacgacgaggacgaggacgacgacgagtaTTCGGAGACGAAGAACGAGCAGGAAAGTCGACGACAGCAACGTTGA